A stretch of Desulfocurvus vexinensis DSM 17965 DNA encodes these proteins:
- a CDS encoding DAK2 domain-containing protein: MAPVPNRIQYIDGIRFKRILMAAAQRLIDHSDHLDAINVFPVPDGDTGSNMAGTMRSIVDGSADALDSSIEAMSQVIAEAALLGARGNSGVILAQFFCGFSEGVKDLVRVSPREFAMAVTRAADRAREAMASPKEGTILTVITDWADHLRGNCEKYRDFPELLLDSLERAKQSLRETTEKLASLKAAGVVDAGAQGFVYLLDGIQDFVERGRVDRHAEKTMLAAERPGVGEAQERVAVESLDFRYCTECLVRGKAIDRDALRARLEPLGDSLIVAGTPTVVRVHVHTNEPDTVFEVAQAAGDVTRRKVDDMLRQHRELVARARQRVGIVTDSCCDLPAEFMAAHGIRFAPLTLTLDGQEFTDKIDISPEEFNDRLRGARVAKTSQPAPQRIKDVYEAMVEEYGQVVAVHLTGGASGTYQAGLNMARQVDAERIAVLDSHTLTVALGLAVREAALAAGLGMDADAVRAVAQEAIDKVRIFVTLDTLDFAVRGGRVSKGQGLLAKVLRIKPVLTFDRQGKAQVIAKGLGALHAQRKLFAHVRAYAEGRKNLRFAIAHVAAPHTAERYRRMLWDTYGVEPLYTSEASPVLGCYSGLGAAAIAVLGD, translated from the coding sequence ATGGCCCCGGTTCCCAACAGAATCCAGTACATCGACGGCATCCGCTTCAAGCGCATTCTCATGGCCGCCGCCCAGCGGCTCATCGACCATTCCGACCACCTCGACGCCATCAACGTCTTCCCCGTGCCCGACGGCGACACCGGCAGCAACATGGCCGGGACCATGCGCTCCATCGTGGACGGTTCGGCCGACGCCCTGGACTCGTCCATCGAGGCCATGAGCCAGGTCATCGCCGAGGCCGCCCTGCTGGGCGCGCGGGGCAATTCGGGGGTCATCCTGGCCCAGTTCTTCTGCGGCTTTTCCGAGGGCGTGAAGGACCTGGTGCGCGTGTCCCCGCGCGAGTTCGCCATGGCCGTGACCCGCGCGGCGGACCGCGCCCGCGAGGCCATGGCCTCGCCCAAGGAGGGCACCATCCTCACGGTGATCACCGACTGGGCCGACCACCTGCGCGGCAACTGCGAGAAATACCGCGACTTCCCCGAGCTGCTGCTCGACTCGCTGGAGCGCGCCAAGCAGTCGCTGCGCGAAACCACGGAAAAGCTGGCCAGCCTCAAGGCTGCCGGGGTGGTGGACGCCGGGGCCCAGGGCTTCGTCTACCTGCTGGACGGCATCCAGGACTTCGTGGAGCGCGGCCGGGTGGACCGCCACGCCGAGAAGACCATGCTCGCCGCCGAGCGCCCGGGCGTGGGCGAGGCCCAGGAGCGTGTGGCCGTGGAGTCCCTGGACTTCCGCTACTGCACCGAGTGCCTGGTGCGCGGCAAGGCCATCGACCGCGACGCCCTGCGCGCGCGCCTGGAGCCCCTGGGCGACAGCCTCATCGTGGCCGGAACGCCCACGGTGGTGCGCGTGCATGTGCATACCAACGAGCCGGACACGGTGTTCGAGGTTGCCCAGGCCGCGGGCGACGTCACCCGGCGCAAGGTGGACGACATGCTGCGCCAGCACCGCGAGCTGGTGGCCCGCGCCCGCCAGCGGGTGGGCATCGTCACCGACTCGTGCTGCGACCTGCCCGCCGAGTTCATGGCCGCCCACGGCATTCGCTTTGCGCCGCTGACCCTGACCCTGGACGGCCAGGAGTTCACCGACAAGATCGACATCTCCCCCGAGGAATTCAACGACCGCCTGCGTGGCGCGCGCGTGGCCAAGACCTCCCAGCCCGCGCCCCAGCGCATCAAGGACGTCTACGAGGCCATGGTCGAGGAGTACGGGCAGGTGGTGGCCGTGCACCTGACGGGCGGGGCCAGCGGCACCTACCAGGCCGGGCTGAACATGGCCCGCCAGGTGGACGCCGAACGCATCGCCGTGCTGGACAGCCACACCCTGACCGTGGCCCTGGGCCTTGCCGTGCGCGAGGCCGCCCTGGCCGCCGGACTGGGCATGGACGCCGACGCCGTGCGCGCCGTGGCCCAGGAGGCCATCGACAAGGTGCGCATCTTCGTGACCCTGGACACCCTGGACTTCGCCGTGCGCGGCGGGCGGGTGAGCAAGGGCCAGGGGTTGCTGGCCAAGGTGTTGCGCATCAAGCCGGTCTTGACCTTCGACCGCCAGGGCAAGGCCCAGGTCATCGCCAAGGGCCTGGGCGCGCTGCACGCCCAGCGCAAGCTCTTCGCCCACGTGCGCGCCTACGCCGAGGGCCGCAAGAACCTGCGCTTCGCCATCGCCCACGTCGCCGCCCCGCACACCGCCGAACGCTACCGCCGGATGCTCTGGGACACCT
- a CDS encoding TraR/DksA family transcriptional regulator: protein MTADDKLEIRTYLEEKLSFLGGRELSIAVRSCPDENDCATMLAEVHCNVILRERETRELREILRALDKLKAPGFGYCEDCGEYIGLARLKARPQARFCIDCQTARELVAA from the coding sequence ATGACCGCCGACGACAAACTGGAAATCCGTACCTATCTGGAAGAGAAGCTCTCGTTCCTCGGGGGGCGCGAGCTGTCCATCGCCGTGCGCAGCTGCCCTGACGAAAACGACTGCGCCACCATGCTGGCCGAGGTGCACTGCAACGTGATCCTGCGCGAGCGCGAGACCCGCGAGTTGCGGGAGATCCTGCGCGCCCTGGACAAGCTCAAGGCTCCCGGCTTCGGCTACTGCGAGGACTGCGGCGAGTACATCGGCCTGGCCCGGCTCAAGGCCCGGCCCCAGGCCCGGTTCTGCATCGACTGCCAGACGGCCCGCGAACTGGTGGCCGCCTGA
- the lhgO gene encoding L-2-hydroxyglutarate oxidase, which yields MPSAGIVICGAGVLGLTVARELVARGADEILILEKEERLGAHASGRNSGVLHAGIYYAPGSARARTCLEGNRLMRAYCAERGLPLAGSGKVIVAPDPAQLPALEELHRRALANGSPVALLDEQELAELEPHARTAGRALHSPLTAVVDPRAVLAQIARELTASGKVRILTGCRVAGPAGPGALATSQGRVGYARLLNCAGAHADTLAHAFGLGRRFAMVPFKGCYRRLRPGRAGLVRGSIYPVPDPRTPFLGVHFTRGVAGDVYIGPTATPALGRENYGLLRGLDAEAPRILLRGARMLLGNAQFRALAREELRKYLPRHFFADCARLVRGLTPQDLEPSPKVGIRPQLVDTATQAMVMDFLVESDGPTVHVLNAISPAFTSSMAFARMLCDGHFTA from the coding sequence ATGCCGAGTGCCGGAATCGTCATCTGCGGGGCGGGCGTGCTGGGCCTGACCGTCGCCAGGGAACTCGTGGCCCGGGGGGCCGACGAGATCCTGATCCTGGAGAAGGAAGAGCGCCTGGGGGCCCACGCGTCGGGCCGCAACTCCGGGGTGCTGCACGCAGGCATCTACTACGCCCCGGGCTCGGCCCGCGCCCGGACCTGCCTGGAAGGCAACCGGCTGATGCGCGCCTATTGCGCCGAGCGCGGCCTGCCCCTGGCCGGGAGCGGCAAGGTCATCGTGGCCCCGGACCCCGCCCAGCTCCCGGCCCTGGAGGAACTGCACCGCCGGGCCCTGGCCAACGGCAGCCCCGTGGCGCTCCTCGACGAGCAGGAGCTGGCCGAGCTGGAGCCCCACGCCCGGACGGCGGGCCGGGCCCTGCATTCGCCGCTCACAGCGGTGGTCGATCCGCGCGCGGTGCTGGCGCAGATCGCCCGCGAGCTGACCGCCAGCGGCAAGGTGCGCATCCTCACCGGCTGCCGGGTGGCGGGGCCGGCGGGGCCGGGCGCCCTGGCCACCTCGCAGGGACGCGTGGGCTACGCGCGGCTGCTCAACTGCGCCGGGGCCCACGCCGACACCCTGGCCCACGCCTTCGGCCTGGGGCGACGCTTCGCCATGGTGCCCTTCAAGGGCTGCTACCGCAGGCTGCGCCCCGGGCGGGCCGGGCTGGTGCGCGGCAGCATCTACCCCGTGCCCGACCCGCGCACCCCGTTCCTGGGCGTGCATTTCACGCGCGGCGTGGCGGGCGACGTGTACATCGGCCCCACGGCCACCCCGGCCCTGGGCCGCGAGAACTACGGGCTGCTGCGCGGGCTGGACGCCGAGGCCCCGCGCATCCTGTTGCGCGGCGCGCGCATGCTGCTGGGCAACGCGCAGTTCCGCGCCCTGGCCCGCGAGGAGCTGCGCAAGTACCTGCCGCGCCATTTTTTCGCCGACTGCGCACGGCTGGTGCGCGGGCTGACCCCGCAGGACCTGGAGCCCAGCCCCAAGGTGGGCATCCGCCCCCAGCTGGTGGACACGGCGACCCAGGCCATGGTCATGGATTTCCTGGTGGAAAGCGACGGGCCCACCGTCCATGTGCTCAACGCCATATCCCCGGCCTTCACCAGCTCCATGGCTTTTGCCCGGATGCTGTGCGACGGGCATTTCACGGCGTAG
- a CDS encoding DNA polymerase IV codes for MHLDMDAFFASVEQRDNPALRGLPVAVGGGEHRGVVSAASYEARRFGVRSAMPMAQARRLCPQLVVVRGRMGRYSEVSRQVMALLREVSPLVEQVSVDEAYVDLTGTQRLFGPPPVVGELLRARVREATGLTCSVGIAPNKFLAKIASDANKPDGMFILEPQDVAAFLHDLPVGRIPGVGPRTGQELARLGVRTVGDVLARGAEFWTRRLGERGESLHARARGEDHSPVVPHHEPKSSSAETTLDRDTTDKALLARWLLAHAERVGRDLRRSGLAGRTVTLKLKYSDFALHTRSRTLAEPTDVTALIFETGRALLRETRLERPVRLIGLGVSNFGHGQRQLSLLPDPDQARAEELARLDRAMDIIRDKFGKDAVDRGLLFRPKGK; via the coding sequence ATGCACCTGGACATGGACGCCTTTTTCGCCTCGGTGGAGCAGCGCGACAACCCCGCCCTGCGCGGGCTGCCCGTGGCCGTGGGCGGCGGCGAGCACCGCGGCGTGGTCAGCGCCGCGTCGTACGAGGCCCGGCGCTTCGGGGTGCGCTCGGCCATGCCCATGGCCCAGGCCCGGCGCCTGTGCCCGCAGCTGGTGGTGGTGCGCGGGCGCATGGGGCGCTACAGCGAGGTGTCGCGGCAGGTCATGGCCCTGCTGCGCGAGGTCTCGCCCCTGGTGGAGCAGGTGTCGGTGGACGAGGCCTATGTGGACCTCACGGGCACGCAGCGCCTGTTCGGCCCGCCGCCGGTGGTGGGCGAGCTGTTGCGGGCGCGGGTGCGCGAGGCCACGGGCCTGACCTGTTCGGTGGGCATCGCGCCCAACAAGTTCCTGGCCAAGATCGCCTCGGACGCGAACAAGCCCGACGGCATGTTCATCCTGGAGCCGCAGGACGTGGCGGCGTTCCTGCACGACCTGCCCGTGGGGCGCATCCCCGGCGTGGGGCCGCGCACGGGCCAGGAGCTGGCCCGCCTGGGCGTGCGCACGGTGGGCGACGTGCTGGCCCGGGGCGCGGAGTTCTGGACCCGGCGCCTGGGCGAGCGCGGCGAGAGCCTCCACGCCCGCGCCCGGGGGGAGGACCATTCCCCGGTCGTGCCCCACCACGAGCCCAAGTCGTCCAGCGCGGAAACCACTCTGGACCGCGACACCACGGACAAGGCCCTGCTGGCGCGCTGGCTGCTGGCCCACGCCGAGCGCGTGGGGCGCGACCTGCGCCGCAGCGGCCTGGCGGGGCGCACCGTGACCCTCAAGCTCAAGTACAGCGACTTCGCCCTGCACACCAGGAGCCGCACCCTGGCCGAGCCCACCGACGTGACCGCCCTGATCTTCGAGACCGGGCGGGCCCTGTTGCGCGAAACGCGCCTGGAACGCCCCGTGCGGCTCATCGGGCTGGGGGTGTCCAATTTCGGCCACGGCCAGCGCCAGCTTTCCCTGCTGCCCGACCCGGACCAGGCCCGCGCCGAGGAACTGGCCCGGCTGGACCGCGCCATGGACATCATCCGCGACAAGTTCGGCAAGGACGCCGTGGACCGCGGCCTGCTCTTCCGGCCCAAGGGGAAGTAG
- a CDS encoding sensor domain-containing diguanylate cyclase produces the protein MPLMPPDTALLLGAVSQFLLASVCLCAVRNSLRRLPLHWLAGFGLLGGLACCMELWAYSAAEPAMAVALRSLLYIGAMVCLVEFWAAMHARTGGQRGQAVWFFLLLLVVYAGALALGDENPLRTAGSFFGALSGGAAAWALLRAALLENRGRWLLLVGALALLAAALGGIVTAHCMAMQTVGEALRAQAGMEEFVVWKLVRTVGVTVLAVALWLYGVALSEQLLRRRLRLALGFVPLLALVLLAGAVAADHAGRGHDAHMRQELLARARIVGGSLDARLVLALAQGVGQPGGAETRSLALALERVVGVDSGLSAASLYVPRGDGLVALAAVPLAAPGAAEGRALWPATEQAAMRRFLATGEGAVSGPVRDDWGTFAVAHHAVAQVPGGGRVLAALALEFDAHGWGREVAGQRLVALRQALLGAGLLLVFFIAMQMVQAQTRRTEDSERKYRSLFHSMQEGVAYCRIVSDAEGKATDFVFLDVNPAAETLTGIPRESYLGRSALELFPEQREKLYRWIDFLGTVARTQHTRSGEMFFAPTQMWFSVRAFSWEPGYFAMTVNDITRRRLVEEEQRRQAMHDPLTDLPNRRLFQDRLEQTMAQVDRSGGCCAVFYMDLNDFKQVNDTHGHEFGDAVLREVATRLKACIRKSDTLARIGGDEFTAVIFCGEGQGTVEAVAAKMQAAVREPIRIGAVEVRLGVSIGVSLYPRHGTDATTVLTRADAAMYRGKGDRSVHFVLYGDEPTVG, from the coding sequence ATGCCCCTCATGCCTCCCGATACAGCCCTGCTTCTGGGCGCGGTCTCCCAGTTCCTGCTGGCCTCGGTCTGCCTGTGCGCCGTGCGCAATTCCCTGCGCCGCCTGCCGCTGCACTGGCTGGCTGGCTTCGGCCTGCTGGGGGGGCTGGCCTGCTGCATGGAGCTGTGGGCCTATTCGGCGGCGGAGCCCGCCATGGCCGTGGCCCTGCGCTCGCTGCTGTACATCGGGGCCATGGTCTGCCTGGTGGAGTTCTGGGCGGCCATGCACGCACGCACCGGGGGCCAGCGCGGCCAGGCCGTGTGGTTCTTCCTGCTGCTGCTCGTGGTCTATGCGGGGGCACTGGCCCTGGGCGACGAGAACCCCCTGCGCACGGCGGGCAGCTTCTTCGGCGCGCTTTCGGGCGGGGCGGCGGCCTGGGCGCTGTTGCGCGCGGCGCTGCTGGAGAACCGTGGGCGCTGGCTGCTGCTGGTGGGGGCCCTGGCCCTCTTGGCCGCAGCCCTGGGCGGCATCGTCACGGCCCATTGCATGGCCATGCAGACCGTGGGCGAGGCGTTGCGCGCCCAGGCAGGCATGGAGGAATTCGTCGTCTGGAAGCTCGTGCGCACCGTGGGGGTCACGGTGCTGGCCGTGGCCCTGTGGCTGTACGGGGTGGCCCTTTCCGAGCAGCTTTTGCGTCGGCGGCTGCGTCTGGCCCTGGGCTTCGTGCCCCTGCTGGCCCTGGTGCTGCTGGCCGGGGCCGTGGCGGCGGACCATGCGGGCCGCGGCCACGACGCGCACATGCGCCAGGAACTCCTGGCCCGGGCGCGCATCGTCGGCGGGTCGCTGGACGCGCGGCTGGTGCTGGCCCTGGCCCAGGGCGTGGGGCAGCCGGGCGGGGCGGAGACCCGGTCCCTGGCCCTGGCGCTGGAGCGCGTGGTCGGGGTGGATTCCGGGCTGTCCGCCGCCAGTCTCTACGTGCCGCGCGGCGATGGGCTCGTGGCCCTTGCGGCGGTCCCGCTGGCGGCGCCCGGCGCCGCCGAGGGCCGCGCGCTGTGGCCCGCCACGGAGCAGGCGGCCATGCGCCGCTTCCTGGCCACGGGCGAGGGGGCGGTGAGCGGCCCGGTGCGCGACGACTGGGGTACCTTCGCCGTGGCGCACCACGCCGTGGCCCAGGTGCCGGGGGGCGGGCGCGTGCTGGCGGCCCTGGCCCTGGAGTTCGATGCCCACGGCTGGGGCCGCGAGGTCGCCGGGCAGCGGCTGGTGGCCCTGCGCCAGGCCCTGCTGGGCGCAGGGCTGCTGCTGGTCTTTTTCATCGCCATGCAGATGGTCCAGGCCCAGACCCGGCGCACTGAGGATTCCGAACGCAAGTACCGCTCGCTGTTCCACAGCATGCAGGAGGGCGTGGCCTACTGCCGCATCGTTTCCGACGCCGAGGGCAAGGCCACGGACTTCGTGTTCCTGGACGTGAACCCTGCGGCGGAGACCCTCACGGGCATCCCGCGCGAAAGCTACCTGGGCCGCTCGGCCCTGGAGCTGTTCCCCGAGCAGCGCGAGAAGCTCTACCGCTGGATCGACTTCCTGGGCACCGTGGCCCGCACCCAGCACACGCGCTCGGGCGAGATGTTCTTCGCGCCCACGCAGATGTGGTTCTCCGTGCGCGCCTTCAGCTGGGAGCCGGGCTACTTCGCCATGACCGTCAACGACATCACCCGGCGCAGGCTGGTGGAGGAGGAGCAGCGCCGCCAGGCCATGCACGACCCCCTGACCGACCTGCCTAACCGCCGCCTTTTCCAGGACCGCCTGGAGCAGACCATGGCCCAGGTGGACCGCAGCGGGGGCTGCTGCGCCGTGTTCTACATGGACCTCAACGACTTCAAGCAGGTCAACGACACCCACGGCCACGAGTTCGGCGACGCGGTGCTGCGCGAGGTGGCCACGCGCCTCAAGGCCTGCATCCGCAAGTCCGACACCCTGGCGCGCATCGGCGGCGACGAGTTCACGGCGGTGATCTTCTGCGGCGAGGGCCAGGGCACGGTGGAAGCCGTGGCGGCCAAGATGCAGGCGGCGGTGCGCGAGCCCATCCGCATCGGGGCCGTGGAGGTGCGCCTGGGGGTGAGCATCGGCGTGAGCCTGTATCCCCGCCACGGCACGGACGCCACCACGGTGCTCACCCGGGCCGACGCGGCCATGTATCGAGGCAAGGGTGACAGGAGCGTTCATTTCGTGCTCTATGGGGACGAGCCGACCGTCGGCTGA
- a CDS encoding STAS domain-containing protein has product MDCITEKKGAFLVVRVNGRMDAVTAPDFEKICAEAIDTGETALVVDLGGLEYISSAGLRGILATAKKLKACQGRIAFANLSGMVQEVFAISGFTAMFSVYKTVEEATGA; this is encoded by the coding sequence ATGGACTGCATCACCGAGAAGAAGGGCGCTTTCCTCGTCGTCCGGGTCAATGGGCGCATGGACGCCGTCACCGCCCCCGATTTCGAGAAAATCTGCGCCGAGGCCATCGACACGGGCGAGACCGCCCTGGTGGTGGACCTGGGCGGCCTGGAATACATTTCCTCCGCCGGGCTGCGCGGCATCCTGGCCACGGCCAAGAAGCTCAAGGCCTGCCAGGGGCGCATCGCCTTCGCCAACCTCTCGGGCATGGTCCAGGAGGTGTTCGCCATCTCGGGCTTCACGGCCATGTTCTCGGTGTACAAGACCGTCGAGGAAGCGACGGGAGCCTAG
- a CDS encoding ATP-binding protein — protein sequence MATLRLPAALDRLDQYREFVLGCAREAALPADREGKLELILEELLVNVARYAYPDGQGEVELCCGADPGRFVLVIRDWGPPFDPLAACTPDLDAGVDERPIGGLGIFFVRQMADGLAYRREDGANELTIHFDLPR from the coding sequence GTGGCGACCCTGCGCCTGCCCGCCGCCCTGGACCGGCTCGACCAGTACCGGGAGTTCGTGCTCGGCTGCGCCCGCGAGGCGGCCCTGCCCGCAGACCGCGAGGGCAAGCTGGAGCTGATTCTCGAAGAGCTGCTGGTCAACGTCGCCCGGTACGCCTACCCGGACGGCCAGGGCGAGGTGGAGCTCTGCTGCGGCGCCGACCCGGGCCGCTTCGTCCTGGTCATCCGCGACTGGGGCCCGCCCTTCGACCCCCTGGCGGCCTGCACGCCGGACCTGGACGCCGGGGTGGACGAACGGCCCATCGGCGGGCTGGGCATCTTCTTCGTCCGCCAGATGGCCGACGGGCTGGCCTACCGCCGCGAAGACGGGGCCAACGAGCTGACCATCCACTTCGACTTGCCCCGCTGA
- a CDS encoding TAXI family TRAP transporter solute-binding subunit produces the protein MPARLLLLVLCCGLCLGPVRAWADDRDLIIATATMDGTFHPVGVGLGALISVKLAGGLGVSARAMSSAGSAENLRLLREGRADLALLQGLYGQQAYNGEGPYQGAPFQDFRAVTMLWENVEHFVLLSRFAATGTIADLGGLRGHFAIGKRESGSEGSGRAILEALGLDTSGLTMEHLGYVPAVQAMLDNRLAGANTPAGPPIPAIGMLLGQLGPEGVRILEFTDAQLATLRTRYPIWNRYVIPAGTYPGQDADVRTVAQPNFLACRASLPEDVVYAVTRAIFENLHMLHEIHAATRAMAPERAAVGLPVPLHPGAERYLREIGAIP, from the coding sequence GTGCCGGCGAGACTGTTGCTCCTGGTCCTTTGTTGCGGCCTGTGCCTGGGGCCTGTCCGGGCGTGGGCCGACGACCGCGATCTGATCATTGCCACGGCGACCATGGACGGCACCTTCCACCCCGTGGGCGTGGGCCTTGGCGCGCTGATCAGCGTGAAGCTCGCCGGGGGGCTGGGCGTCTCGGCCCGGGCCATGAGCTCCGCCGGGTCCGCCGAGAACCTGCGCCTGCTGCGCGAGGGCCGGGCCGACCTGGCCCTGCTCCAGGGGCTGTACGGCCAGCAGGCCTACAACGGCGAGGGCCCCTACCAGGGCGCGCCGTTCCAGGACTTCCGCGCCGTGACCATGCTCTGGGAGAACGTGGAGCACTTCGTGCTGCTGTCGCGCTTCGCGGCCACGGGCACCATCGCCGACCTGGGCGGCCTGCGCGGCCATTTTGCCATCGGCAAGCGCGAGTCGGGCTCCGAGGGCTCGGGCCGGGCCATCCTGGAGGCCCTGGGCCTGGACACGAGCGGCCTGACCATGGAGCACCTGGGCTATGTGCCCGCCGTGCAGGCCATGCTGGACAACCGCCTCGCGGGGGCCAACACCCCCGCCGGGCCGCCCATCCCGGCCATCGGGATGCTCCTTGGCCAGCTCGGGCCCGAGGGCGTGCGCATCCTCGAATTCACCGACGCCCAGCTTGCGACCCTGCGCACCCGCTACCCCATCTGGAACCGCTACGTGATTCCCGCCGGAACCTACCCCGGCCAGGACGCCGACGTGCGGACCGTGGCCCAGCCCAACTTCCTGGCCTGCCGGGCCTCCCTGCCCGAGGACGTGGTCTACGCCGTGACCCGGGCCATCTTCGAGAACCTGCACATGCTGCACGAGATCCACGCCGCCACCCGGGCCATGGCGCCGGAGCGGGCCGCCGTGGGTCTGCCCGTGCCCCTGCACCCCGGAGCCGAGCGCTACCTGCGCGAGATCGGGGCCATCCCCTAG
- a CDS encoding class II fumarate hydratase produces MPGTPPRPERIEHDSLGPVRVPADRLWGAQTQRALEHFAYGTEAMPPAVVRALAQVKIAAARANAELGLLPAALAGLIERAAAEVAAGSLDDHFPLKIWQSGSGTQTNMNVNEVVANRAAQLAGAEPGRKDPVHPNDHVNLGQSTNDAFPTAMHMAAVQALEGRLLPALDALAQALGAKAEAFADIVKTGRTHLQDAVPLTLGQEFSGYAAQVADAALGIHAALEALYAVPLGGTAVGTGLGAHPQFAGLAVDQLCVLTGRPFVPAPNCFALMAAHDGLVAASGAVRTAAVALMKIANDVRWLGSGPRCGLGELRLPANEPGSSIMPGKVNPTQCEALTMACAYALGLDAGLAVAGSQGNFELNVYKPLLIHNLLAMAEALAGAVDGFTRLCVAGLEADRERIAAAVDKSLMLVTALVPAIGYDMAARVALLAHARGSTLREACLELGCLDAARFDALMDPAAMAGPGR; encoded by the coding sequence ATGCCCGGCACGCCCCCCCGCCCCGAGCGCATCGAGCACGACAGCCTGGGCCCCGTGCGGGTGCCCGCCGACCGGCTGTGGGGCGCGCAGACCCAGCGCGCCCTGGAACACTTTGCCTACGGTACCGAGGCCATGCCGCCCGCCGTGGTCCGCGCCCTGGCGCAGGTGAAGATCGCCGCCGCGCGGGCCAACGCGGAGCTGGGCCTGCTGCCCGCCGCCCTGGCCGGGCTCATCGAACGCGCCGCCGCCGAGGTGGCCGCAGGCAGCCTGGACGACCATTTCCCCCTGAAGATCTGGCAGTCGGGCAGCGGCACGCAGACGAACATGAACGTCAACGAGGTGGTGGCCAACCGCGCGGCGCAGCTGGCCGGGGCCGAGCCGGGCCGCAAGGACCCCGTGCACCCCAACGACCACGTCAACCTCGGCCAGTCCACCAACGACGCCTTCCCCACGGCCATGCACATGGCCGCCGTACAGGCCCTGGAGGGCCGCCTGCTGCCTGCGCTGGACGCCCTGGCCCAGGCCCTGGGCGCCAAGGCCGAGGCCTTCGCGGATATCGTCAAGACCGGGCGGACGCATTTGCAGGACGCCGTGCCGCTGACCCTGGGCCAGGAGTTCTCGGGCTACGCCGCCCAGGTGGCCGACGCGGCCCTGGGCATCCACGCGGCCCTGGAGGCGCTCTACGCGGTGCCCCTGGGCGGCACCGCCGTGGGCACGGGCCTGGGGGCGCACCCGCAGTTCGCCGGGCTGGCCGTGGACCAGCTGTGCGTGCTCACGGGGCGGCCCTTCGTGCCCGCGCCCAATTGCTTCGCGCTCATGGCGGCCCACGACGGGCTGGTGGCGGCCTCGGGGGCGGTGCGCACGGCGGCGGTGGCGCTGATGAAGATCGCCAACGACGTGCGCTGGCTGGGCTCGGGCCCGCGCTGCGGCCTGGGCGAGCTGCGCCTGCCCGCCAACGAGCCGGGGTCGAGCATCATGCCCGGCAAGGTCAACCCCACCCAGTGCGAAGCCCTGACCATGGCCTGCGCCTACGCCCTGGGCCTGGACGCCGGGCTGGCCGTGGCGGGCAGCCAGGGCAACTTCGAGCTCAACGTCTACAAGCCGCTGCTCATCCACAACCTGCTGGCCATGGCCGAAGCCCTGGCCGGGGCCGTGGACGGCTTCACCCGGCTGTGCGTGGCGGGGCTTGAGGCCGACCGCGAGCGCATCGCGGCGGCGGTGGACAAATCGCTGATGCTGGTCACGGCGCTGGTTCCGGCCATCGGCTACGACATGGCCGCGCGGGTGGCCCTGCTGGCCCACGCCCGGGGCAGCACCCTGCGCGAGGCCTGCCTGGAGCTGGGCTGCCTGGACGCGGCGCGCTTCGACGCGCTCATGGACCCGGCGGCCATGGCCGGGCCGGGGCGCTAG
- a CDS encoding OmpH family outer membrane protein, whose amino-acid sequence MKNVIVTLAAALVLAASLAGCQQKGAAGVAVLDPNKVFTTCEACVQGGDYLRTLGQGLQQELTEMQGTLQGEKSEPDAEAVAKFQARYQEIQQKMVGEQTRIATKLDEAFQKVMEDYRAKNGVAVILNKENVLSFDGATDATDAIIAALNAAAVDLELPAAAPEAAPAPEAAPAAQPEGEKKAE is encoded by the coding sequence ATGAAAAATGTCATCGTGACCCTGGCCGCCGCGCTGGTGCTTGCGGCCTCCCTGGCGGGCTGCCAGCAGAAGGGCGCCGCCGGTGTGGCCGTGCTCGACCCCAACAAGGTCTTCACCACCTGCGAAGCCTGCGTCCAGGGCGGCGACTACCTGCGCACCCTGGGCCAGGGCCTGCAGCAGGAGCTGACCGAGATGCAGGGCACCCTGCAGGGCGAAAAGAGCGAGCCCGACGCCGAGGCCGTGGCCAAGTTCCAGGCGCGCTACCAGGAGATCCAGCAGAAGATGGTCGGCGAGCAGACGCGCATCGCCACCAAGCTGGACGAGGCCTTCCAGAAGGTGATGGAGGACTACCGCGCCAAGAACGGCGTGGCCGTGATCCTCAACAAGGAGAACGTGCTGTCCTTCGACGGCGCCACCGACGCCACCGACGCCATCATCGCGGCCTTGAACGCCGCCGCCGTGGACCTGGAGCTTCCCGCCGCCGCGCCCGAGGCCGCCCCGGCCCCCGAGGCTGCCCCTGCGGCGCAGCCCGAGGGCGAGAAGAAGGCCGAGTAG